CTGGAAATTTTTCGTTCAATTTGATTCCGTATTGATTAGCAAGTGCTTTGAGTTGTTTCAAGTCTGCACTCTCGATCATCTCTTCGATCGTCTTGTCCGCTTTTCCGTTTACAAATAAACGGTATGCCTTCAGAACTTCGTTTCGATTTTGTTCGAGTATTTTTCTCGGCTCTCCCAAGAGTTCGTTCAACGTTGCAACGTTTGATTCGTGATCAAACCCTGCTGAAAAACTTTCTTGATTTGTGAGTCTTGCGTAGGTATCGAGAGCCGTCTTTAACTTCGAATATTCCAAGCCCGCTTTTTGTAAAACGACCTCGTATTTTTCAGCAGACAACTCCACTTCTTCGCCCTGTTTTTCCAGACCGAGAGATTCCAACGAAAGACCCAAGGCCAAAAGTAATTTAGCTTTGAGTTTCATATTTTCCTCCGTTTGTGGTTCTTCCTCCCCCGACTCGGACGAGGTTTCGTCAAAATGATTCAGTGATAATTTTTTGGCGTTAGGGTCCGCGCCAGCGCATACTATGGAAACTTCCGAAACCGTGATGATCTTAGTGATGATCAAACGAACAATAGAACCTTCGATTTCTTCTCCAAGATGCCAGTAAAAGTTTTCAAGATATGGATGAGATTTGATAAACGTGAATTGAATTCCGACAGAACACGAATCCAAAATCGGAGGATCGGTTTCTAACCGATCGATGATGGATGAGGCAAATTTTTTAAAGAACCTAAATCTGCCGTTGACTCCTTCGTTATTCTTTTCATCACTCCAAGTTGGGTCGATGACTGCGCCAATAGAATTTTCTACAAATGTTTCATGATCTTTGTAAATCTTCGTTGCGAACAGAGACGTTGCATTTTTTAGAACATTGTCCTTTGTAAAATCGAGTGCATAACACTCAATGAATGCCTTAGACAACATTCTGAAATCGTGTTCAACATACGGTAAATCCGAAGAAATTGGCTCTTGTGGAATTGTTGGAGTAGATAATTTTCCACCACCGGATAGAACAGCTCCAGACGCAAATAATACAACGGAGCCTTGACCGGAACAATTTAGTCTAACGCCATTATCAAGTGTTGCCCAACCGTGAGAGTCGTATTGGAGTTGTTTCTTTTCTGTCTTTTTAGTTGCCATTGCTTCCACTCAAAGGAAGCGTTTAAGTAGTGTGCGGATTCCCGCTTTTTATTTGTAGTATAACTCGTTGGCGATTTCTCGCACATGCTCGGGAAGTTTTTCCAAAGGATATTTTCCTGAAGAAATTTCGTCCGGGAAAAATCTCCACGAACTTTCAGACAAATCCATTCCACCGAATAGGTGAGAAAGTAACGAAAATTTACGAACCAGATTCGCGTCGCAATCTTCAAACTTTCCATCTATCTCGTCGAGGATTTGGACAATCATTTCTTGCTCTTCGACGCTACCACCTTCGACGGTTTCGATCAGTTTCAAAATTCGCTCGCGTTTCATGTGACCTTCAATAAAGAATCCGTAATGCTTTCTATCTCCAGCAAAAAGAGATTTTCGATCTCGAACGTTTCCGCATTTACCGGAACGAAAAATTTTCCTCCGCCTTTTTGATCTTGAACAAAACCAAATTTGAAAGACTTAAATTTCGTCTTTTTATCTTCCATCGAATACGCATACAGTGTATTGAAGTTTTTCAAAACATCAATGGCCTTAGATGCGTATGTGGCCTCTGTTTTTCCAAATATACCGGAATTTCCATCCGCAACTCGTTTTTTCCAACTGGTCTTCAACCTGTCTGAATTCCAAACTGCGTTTCCTTGGAGCGATGAAATTTTATTCAGAAGTTCCTCTTGTTCGAGACCACTTAAGCTTTCCGTTCTAACTTCATTTCTATTTTTAGCTCTCTCCATAGGATTTAACGGACTTTCAATTTTCCCCATCAGGGGAGTCTGTCCGCTTTCGGTAATCCGATTAATAACCGATTTCACAAACGTTACGATCGTTGTCCGACACTTAAAATGAAACGGCGGACACTTTACCGAGAGAGTTTTCAAAATTTCCGAGGATTTCATTCCTGGAAAATCTTTGATTTCCTTTGCGGTTGGAGGATGATACTTGTTCCAAAAATTCTCGTCTACCGGAGTGCTGATGAACTCCTCAACGAAGTCGCTCATTTCCGAAACCTGGAATTTACGTCCGTTCAGTTCTCTGCAAATTGGAGAAGTCTTCGCATCCATAATCGCGACAATTTCCACTTCCGCAATTCCGAGTATGTGCATCCGCTGAATTCTGGAAAAATTCTGAGACGTATATATTTTGTTTCGAAAAATGTCGTCGATTCTCTCGGTAATTTTTTTGTTTTCAAGATCCACTCCGAGTTTCTCTTTCAGTTTTTTTAGTGCTTCGGTTTTTGTTTTACTTCCATCCAATACGGAACGAATCGATTCTTCAAAAACGGTTCGTTGCGAGTTAAAAAGTTTTCCGTAGTCCGCGTTGTTTAATCGGCCGAAAAAATCGATCGCGTCCTGATTGATTCGAGGCGCGATATCCTTTACACCGACTTCATACGCTTGGCCGATCTTCCACGCTTCGCGTGTAAATTCCTCGACTTGAGCCCGAGTTAAATCCGGAAATTTGTCCCCCATCTCGCGGACAATGTAGTCTGTGATTACCTTTACCGCGTCATCCGAATCGAGTTCGAATTTGATTCCACTCAGAACTTCTTTAACTTTTTCTTCGTAGGAATGGAAAATTTTCTTTAAGCCACGATTGATGACCTCCTCTAACTGTTTCTCTTCCTCCTCATTCCACGTTCCTAATGTTTGCGTCCGCGTTGTATCGGAACAACATTGGTCTGAGAGCCCTTTTTTTTTTGGAACTTTTCTGCAAGTTCCTCATCATTTTCATCGGATGATGTAAAATCGGGTTCTGAACTACCACCGGTCTCCGTTTCATTGCGTTTTAAACGGTGTTCATAGGTGTTCACGAGTGCTTTTCCCTCCTGAGATAGGGGGTCGATGCCCAAAGTCCTTAAAAACGCGCCTAACGCGTTTTTAGAAATGCGTGTTCCAAATGCTTTTTCATAACCGTGTTCCACGGCTACCGTATCCAGATCTATGACACCAGCTTGCTCTAAGGATAGAAATCTTTCTGTGCGAAGTTTCTCAGCTTCCTCATTTGTTTTCTTTGCTAATGCATCGTCTTCTGGATTTAAAGGTCGTCCTTCTTTCCAAGAAGCTCGCAATCGAGTGAATTTATATCCCTTCATTCGGAGATGTAACGTTAACGTTTTCTCAAGGAACCTTTTAACCGGATGACGAACGTTTTCTCCTTTCATTAAAAAGAGTTTTGAGGAAACTTTCGCGTAAGTTTCTGTGACACTCGTAGGTCGTCCCAAGATGAACAAATCTGTATCCATTCCAGAGGAGAGTTGTTCCTCAATGATTTGCATCACATCTTTCAATCCCGTCGATTTTTCGGAAGCGATCGAATGATGTTCGATCTTTGTTCCTTCCGATCCAACTAACAGTCCAGATTCAATCGACTTTTCGATTTCGTTAGCCGAGGTTTTCAAAAACTCTTTTTGCTGTGTTCCGTGGGTTTTTAAGTCGGTTCCTGGGGCCGGTTTGAATTTCGACATGACTACAGAAAGAAATCCGAGGAGTGACCACTTGTTTGTCGACTTTTCAAGGTTCTCCATTCCGCGAGACTGCGAATACATAGCTTTGATCGCCGCGATCGCAGGAGGGATTCCATACGGGCTGTCTTCATCGGTTTCAAGTGCTTCGTAAGTATAGATCTCTTCGTTTAGAACAAGTTGATTTCCGTTTTCCAAGATTTGAAATGGAACGTATTTGTATCGAACTCCTCCGTTTTTTCCTTCAATACGTTCTTTTTTAAATCTAACTTTAGCAACGGGGATCAGCTGTACGGTTTCGATTGCATCCAACTCAAACGATGGAACAGCCTCAGCCGAAAGAACTCCCATAATTGCAGTTTGTCTAAGAAGCTTGTTCGCTATTCCCGGATGTAAATCAAACCAGTCGTCAATTTCGTTTTGAACCAATTTCGCTACGTTTTGGCTCGCTCCTTCCAGTTTCCATTCAAAACCGGTGTTCATCAAAAAGATGTTTCTTTTCAACGACTGGTTGAAATCTGGATTGATAAGTGCAAGTTTGGAAAGAACGGGAAACATTTGAATCGGATAGTTCGGCGTCACCTCGTCAACGTATGTGATAACGTCGTTCGAACTCTGACTGAATGATTTTGTCGAATTCGGACTGATTGCAAAACTCGTTCCTTTGCTACTAAAACGATCTATGAAAGAGCCAACTTGTTTAGAAATTCTTTCCGAAAACTTCATGGCGCCCCCAACTCGAAAGCCAGACGCAACGAATTTAAGGCCATGCCAAAGTGGTTCGCGACTTTTTTCTTGAAGGAGTATTTCGGTTTTCCGTTGTCATCTTCTCCGCGTTCTTTAATTAGCATTTTCAAATGTAAATCCAGCTCCTCAGCAAGTTCCAAGTCATAACCGGAAAGACGTGATTTATCCGGAAAGAGAAAGAGTCCGTTCTTAATCGCATCCACTGTGTCTTGAAGCGACTCATCGCGATTGACATTCACGACTTGAATGCCTTCCGATTCATCTTCCGAAACCAAAGACTCGTCCTGAGTTGAAAAGCGTTTTGAAAAATACTGAATCCGAATGTAATCGCTGTATCGTCGTGCAGTTCTCACAGACCAGTTTTTGTTCGGCATCGCATCGAGGATTCCGGAATACACTTTAAACTTCTCGATCGCACGATTGATTTCCGATTCATTGAGAACTGAAAATTTGGCCGGATATATTTTGATTCGGTTATCCGACGTGTGTTCCCCGAAAAGCATGTGGACCGTATCCCCTTGATCGGCTCCCATATATGTAAAA
The nucleotide sequence above comes from Leptospira weilii. Encoded proteins:
- a CDS encoding phage protein F, yielding MGDKFPDLTRAQVEEFTREAWKIGQAYEVGVKDIAPRINQDAIDFFGRLNNADYGKLFNSQRTVFEESIRSVLDGSKTKTEALKKLKEKLGVDLENKKITERIDDIFRNKIYTSQNFSRIQRMHILGIAEVEIVAIMDAKTSPICRELNGRKFQVSEMSDFVEEFISTPVDENFWNKYHPPTAKEIKDFPGMKSSEILKTLSVKCPPFHFKCRTTIVTFVKSVINRITESGQTPLMGKIESPLNPMERAKNRNEVRTESLSGLEQEELLNKISSLQGNAVWNSDRLKTSWKKRVADGNSGIFGKTEATYASKAIDVLKNFNTLYAYSMEDKKTKFKSFKFGFVQDQKGGGKFFVPVNAETFEIENLFLLEIESITDSLLKVT